A single Mangifera indica cultivar Alphonso chromosome 20, CATAS_Mindica_2.1, whole genome shotgun sequence DNA region contains:
- the LOC123204310 gene encoding transcription termination factor MTERF15, mitochondrial, producing MSTLHGFPKHCKNIFGNARLFFSTKPCRSSIAFTPKLSFSNHESQYRKQVFLANLLQRYGFSPSQLHSFISKNQFLLNSNLNDIEKSLSVLFSIKAPQKSIVSLINDCPGVLDVEFLNKWEKGVSRFGDLGVSALVVRNFLELSRRFQIDLDVFFEALKVLKGLGFSEGAVSRILEGFPGVVLMNQGQIFKRIEFLGGIGIATEGIERIFYLFPGVLGFGVEQRLKPLLDEFLDWGFSVDIIRKEVVREPKILSMELGEFSRCLELLRSLNCREPIKEKIFSDGAFRAAFEVKLKVDCLCKHGLIHREAFKVLWEEPRVILYGIQDIEKKIEFLVHRMKYNVGCLADVPDFLGVNFDKQIIPRYNVIEYLRGNGGLASEVGLRGLIRPSRLRFYNLYVKPYPECEKLYGRFSEGEDKCRHPVGLWKLFKPPSYPQLEEDVKNIKSFMESLAYRKGAS from the coding sequence ATGTCAACTCTCCATGGTTTCCCCAAACATTGTAAAAACATCTTTGGGAATGCCCGCTTATTCTTTTCCACCAAACCCTGTAGGTCTTCCATTGCATTTACTCCAAAACTTTCATTTTCTAATCACGAATCACAGTACAGAAAGCAAGTTTTTCTAGCAAATCTCCTCCAAAGGTACGGCTTTTCTCCCTCTCAGCTCCACAGCTTCATTTCCAAGAATCAGTTTTTattgaattctaatttaaatgaCATTGAAAAGTCTTTAAGTGTTCTTTTCTCAATAAAGGCTCCTCAGAAGTCTATTGTTTCATTGATAAATGACTGTCCTGGCGTTCTGGATGTTGAGTTCTTGAATAAATGGGAAAAGGGTGTGTCAAGGTTTGGAGATTTGGGTGTTTCTGCATTGGTGGTTAGGAATTTTTTGGAACTTTCGAGAAGGTTCCAGATAGACCTAGATGTGTTTTTTGAAGCTTTGAAGGTTTTGAAGGGTTTGGGGTTTAGTGAAGGTGCTGTGAGTAGGATTTTAGAGGGTTTTCCTGGAGTGGTTTTGATGAATCAAGGTCAAATTTTTAAGAGAATTGAATTTTTGGGAGGGATTGGAATTGCTACTGAAGGGATTGaacgaattttttatttgtttccagGGGTTTTGGGATTTGGAGTTGAACAGAGGCTAAAACCATTGCTTGATGAATTTCTGGACTGGGGTTTTAGTGTAGATATTATTAGGAAAGAGGTTGTTAGAGAGCCAAAAATTTTAAGCATGGAGTTGGGGGAATTTTCGCGGTGTCTAGAGTTGTTAAGGTCTTTGAACTGCCGGGAGccaataaaagagaaaattttcagtGATGGAGCTTTTAGAGCTGCCTTTGAAGTGAAACTTAAAGTTGATTGCTTATGCAAACACGGGCTGATCCACAGAGAGGCCTTTAAGGTTTTGTGGGAAGAGCCCAGAGTGATTTTATATGGGATACAAGACATAGAGAAAAAGATTGAGTTCTTGGTGCATAGGATGAAATATAATGTTGGATGTCTGGCTGATGTACCAGACTTTTTAGGTGTAAATTTTGACAAACAAATCATTCCCCGATACAATGTGATCGAGTATTTGAGGGGAAACGGTGGGCTTGCTTCTGAAGTGGGATTGAGAGGTTTGATAAGACCAAGTAGGCTTAGATTCTATAATCTATATGTAAAGCCTTATCCAGAGTGTGAAAAATTGTATGGAAGATTTTCGGAAGGTGAAGATAAGTGCAGACATCCAGTTGGACTATGGAAGCTTTTTAAACCACCAAGTTATCCACAGTTAGAAGAAGatgttaaaaacataaaatctttTATGGAATCGCTGGCTTATAGAAAAGGAGCTTCCTGA